The proteins below come from a single Ruegeria sp. SCSIO 43209 genomic window:
- the xdhA gene encoding xanthine dehydrogenase small subunit — MNITFLLNGETVELPDVDPTATLLDWLREDRGLTGTKEGCNEGDCGACTVMVTDEDGAKALNSCILFLPQLHGKAVRTVEGASGPDGEAHPVQQAMVDLHGSQCGFCTPGFVMSMVASHATGATDHDTQLAGNLCRCTGYAPIIRAAKAVEDRPVPVWVKDKPLASSAASRMLPESSDELAAVYVENPDATLVAGATDVGLWVTKQLRDLDPVIFLNRCDDLKQITITDDEIRFGAMVDMNRMGEALADLHPSYAEMIRRYASVQVRHAATVGGNIANGSPIGDNPPALIALDATLHLRKGDTRRSVPLEEFFIDYGKQDRVPGEFVEAVSFPRQLDRLKAYKLSKRFDQDISAVCGCFNITVSVGIVTQARIAFGGMAGIPKRATHVEAALVGKPWARETIDAALPAFADDYSPLTDMRASATYRLESAKAMLERYFLEDQGEVTNVLEVSA, encoded by the coding sequence ATGAACATCACGTTTCTTCTGAACGGAGAGACAGTGGAGCTGCCGGATGTCGATCCGACGGCCACCCTACTGGACTGGCTGCGTGAAGATCGCGGTCTGACAGGCACCAAAGAAGGCTGCAACGAAGGCGATTGCGGCGCGTGCACGGTCATGGTGACGGACGAAGACGGTGCAAAAGCTCTGAACTCCTGCATCCTGTTCTTGCCCCAGCTGCATGGCAAAGCGGTTCGTACAGTCGAAGGGGCAAGCGGCCCGGATGGCGAAGCACATCCCGTTCAACAGGCAATGGTTGACCTGCACGGTTCGCAATGCGGTTTTTGCACTCCGGGTTTTGTCATGTCGATGGTCGCCAGTCATGCGACAGGCGCCACGGATCATGACACCCAGCTTGCCGGAAACCTGTGCCGCTGCACTGGCTATGCACCGATTATTCGCGCCGCGAAAGCGGTCGAGGACCGTCCCGTGCCAGTCTGGGTCAAAGACAAGCCACTCGCATCTTCTGCTGCGTCGCGCATGCTGCCTGAATCTTCCGATGAACTGGCAGCTGTATATGTTGAAAACCCGGATGCCACGCTGGTTGCCGGAGCAACAGATGTCGGCCTGTGGGTGACAAAGCAACTGCGCGACCTGGATCCAGTAATCTTCCTCAACCGTTGCGATGATCTCAAACAAATCACCATCACCGACGATGAAATTCGCTTTGGCGCAATGGTCGACATGAATCGGATGGGTGAGGCTCTGGCCGATCTTCACCCCTCTTACGCCGAAATGATCCGTCGCTATGCAAGTGTTCAGGTGCGCCATGCTGCAACGGTGGGCGGCAACATCGCCAATGGCTCGCCCATTGGTGACAACCCGCCTGCGCTGATTGCTCTGGACGCAACCCTTCATCTGCGCAAAGGCGACACCCGCCGGTCCGTTCCGCTGGAAGAGTTCTTTATCGACTATGGCAAACAGGACCGCGTTCCCGGTGAATTCGTCGAAGCTGTCAGTTTCCCCCGTCAGCTGGATCGCCTGAAGGCCTATAAACTCAGCAAGCGGTTCGATCAGGACATCTCGGCCGTCTGCGGGTGTTTCAACATCACCGTCTCGGTCGGCATCGTCACGCAGGCGCGCATCGCGTTCGGCGGCATGGCCGGCATCCCGAAACGGGCAACCCATGTCGAGGCCGCATTGGTCGGTAAACCTTGGGCGCGCGAGACGATTGACGCCGCGCTGCCTGCCTTTGCTGACGATTATTCACCACTCACGGACATGCGCGCCTCGGCCACCTATCGACTGGAATCCGCCAAAGCGATGCTCGAAAGATACTTCCTGGAAGATCAGGGTGAAGTGACCAATGTGCTGGAGGTATCGGCATGA
- the xdhB gene encoding xanthine dehydrogenase molybdopterin binding subunit yields MSVTKPLPHDAAPLHVSGTARYVDDIPTPRDSLHLAFGLSPIAKGKITAMDLSAVKAAEGVVMVMAADDLPFANDVSPSIHDEPLLSDGTVHYIGQPVFLVIASSHLAARKAARLGKIDYAEETPILTVEEALAADSRFEDGPRIYAKGNADAAIAGSAHVIEGSFELGGQEHFYLEGQAALAVPNEGADMLVHSSTQHPTEIQHKVADALGVPMHAVRVETRRMGGGFGGKESQGNALAVACAVAARATGKACKMRYDRDDDMTITGKRHAFRIAYKAGFDENGHIQGVSFHHYAICGWAQDLSLPVADRAMLHSDNAYLLPNARIESHRLKTNTQSATAYRGFGGPQGMVGIERVMDHAAYELGLDPVELRRRNYYEPAHAIAEITPSEKPLGHPDPHEDLTSRGAVETGDAPVRPLPAGGNTTPYGMEVSDFELHGMTQALLKSSDYETRKASIAKWNAENSVIKKGIAFSPVKFGISFTLTHLNQAGALVHVYQDGSVHLNHGGTEMGQGLFQKVAQVAASRFGIPLEMVKITATDTAKVPNTSATAASSGSDLNGMAVKAACDTIRDRMADYLAERHQADPSTVTFSDGHISVGAERYTFAEAAALVYQGRISLSATGFYKTPKIEWDRIAGRGRPFFYFAYGASVTEVAVDTLTGENRILRTDILHDAGASLNPALDIGQVEGGYVQGAGWLTTEELVWDGTGNLRTHAPSTYKIPACSDRPDVFNVALWNAENREDTIYRSKAVGEPPFMLGISAWLALSNAVAACGEAYPALDAPATAEEVWRGVQKMKGGI; encoded by the coding sequence ATGAGCGTGACCAAACCCCTCCCCCACGACGCAGCACCGCTGCACGTTTCAGGAACCGCGCGGTATGTGGACGATATCCCGACACCCAGGGACAGTTTGCATCTGGCTTTTGGCCTCAGCCCGATTGCCAAAGGCAAGATCACCGCAATGGACTTATCTGCGGTGAAGGCTGCCGAGGGCGTCGTGATGGTTATGGCTGCGGATGATCTGCCCTTCGCCAACGACGTATCGCCTTCGATCCATGATGAACCGCTACTGTCGGACGGCACGGTTCACTATATCGGCCAGCCGGTGTTTCTGGTCATCGCCAGCAGCCATCTGGCCGCCCGCAAGGCGGCCCGTTTGGGCAAGATCGACTATGCCGAGGAAACCCCGATCCTAACCGTCGAAGAGGCTCTGGCCGCCGACAGTCGGTTCGAAGACGGCCCGCGCATCTATGCCAAAGGTAATGCTGATGCGGCTATTGCAGGATCCGCCCATGTGATCGAAGGGTCATTCGAGCTTGGCGGGCAGGAGCATTTCTATCTGGAAGGTCAGGCCGCTTTGGCCGTGCCGAATGAAGGCGCGGATATGCTGGTTCACAGCTCGACCCAGCACCCGACTGAGATTCAACACAAGGTGGCCGATGCGTTGGGCGTTCCGATGCACGCCGTCAGGGTCGAGACGCGCCGTATGGGCGGCGGTTTTGGTGGCAAGGAAAGCCAGGGCAATGCGCTGGCCGTTGCTTGCGCGGTGGCCGCTCGCGCAACTGGCAAGGCGTGCAAGATGCGCTATGACCGCGACGATGATATGACCATCACCGGCAAACGCCACGCGTTCCGCATCGCCTATAAGGCCGGATTTGACGAGAACGGCCATATTCAGGGCGTCTCGTTCCACCACTACGCCATCTGCGGCTGGGCGCAGGACTTGTCCCTGCCCGTCGCCGACCGCGCGATGCTGCATTCAGACAATGCCTATCTGTTGCCAAATGCACGGATCGAAAGCCACCGGCTGAAGACCAACACCCAATCCGCCACCGCTTATCGCGGCTTCGGCGGCCCGCAGGGCATGGTTGGCATCGAACGCGTGATGGACCACGCCGCGTATGAGCTGGGTCTGGACCCGGTGGAACTGCGCCGCCGAAACTATTACGAACCGGCCCATGCGATTGCCGAGATCACGCCGTCCGAGAAGCCTTTGGGTCATCCCGACCCGCATGAGGACCTAACAAGCCGCGGCGCGGTCGAAACCGGGGACGCCCCCGTGCGCCCTCTGCCCGCTGGCGGCAATACCACGCCCTACGGAATGGAGGTCAGCGATTTCGAATTACACGGGATGACTCAGGCGCTACTGAAATCCAGCGATTACGAAACGCGCAAGGCCTCCATTGCGAAATGGAACGCCGAGAACAGCGTGATCAAGAAGGGCATTGCCTTTTCTCCGGTCAAGTTCGGGATTTCCTTCACGCTGACCCACCTGAATCAGGCAGGCGCTTTGGTGCATGTGTATCAGGATGGCTCGGTCCATCTGAACCACGGCGGTACCGAGATGGGTCAGGGCCTGTTCCAAAAGGTGGCGCAGGTGGCGGCTTCGCGCTTTGGCATCCCGCTGGAGATGGTCAAAATCACCGCCACAGACACGGCCAAGGTACCGAACACTTCGGCCACGGCAGCATCCTCGGGCAGTGACCTGAATGGTATGGCCGTGAAGGCGGCCTGCGATACGATCCGCGATCGAATGGCGGACTATCTGGCCGAGCGGCATCAGGCCGATCCGTCGACTGTCACCTTCTCTGATGGCCATATTTCGGTTGGCGCAGAACGCTACACCTTCGCTGAAGCTGCGGCGCTGGTCTATCAGGGTCGGATCAGCCTGTCGGCGACCGGTTTCTACAAGACACCCAAGATCGAATGGGACCGGATCGCCGGACGAGGCCGTCCGTTCTTCTACTTCGCCTACGGAGCGTCGGTCACCGAAGTGGCCGTCGACACTCTGACTGGTGAGAACCGCATTCTGCGCACCGATATCCTGCATGATGCCGGTGCTTCGTTGAACCCGGCGTTGGATATCGGGCAGGTCGAAGGCGGTTATGTGCAAGGCGCGGGCTGGCTAACGACCGAGGAACTGGTCTGGGACGGCACGGGCAACCTGCGCACACACGCACCCTCGACCTATAAGATCCCCGCCTGCTCAGATCGACCCGACGTATTCAACGTCGCACTCTGGAATGCCGAAAACCGTGAGGACACGATTTATCGTTCGAAAGCGGTGGGCGAACCGCCGTTCATGCTGGGTATTTCAGCATGGCTGGCCCTGTCGAATGCGGTCGCGGCCTGTGGAGAGGCCTACCCCGCTCTTGATGCACCAGCCACGGCTGAAGAGGTTTGGCGCGGCGTCCAAAAGATGAAGGGAGGCATCTGA
- the xdhC gene encoding xanthine dehydrogenase accessory protein XdhC: MGFDLEALREAVKTHGTVVRVVIAGIKGSSPREVGAAMLVWKDGQSGTIGGGTLEYQATEAARSQTTATRLTHHALGPDMGQCCGGAVSLLSEVFDHEALNALDDTVIARSASGGEMPLSVKRRLAAARGQGVAPEPQLIEGWMVEPVHKPTRNLWIWGAGHVGRALVDVLSPLPDLAITWVDTGPERFPDVVPTGVTPVPTAKPAELVRHAPTDAEHLVLTYSHNLDLELCNRLLSHNFLFAGLIGSATKWARFRSRLAALGHPPERISRITCPIGDPGLGKHPQMIAVGVAAQLLHPARQNELKKDLSA, encoded by the coding sequence ATGGGATTTGACTTGGAGGCTTTGAGGGAGGCGGTCAAAACCCACGGAACAGTGGTCCGGGTGGTCATCGCCGGCATCAAAGGGTCGTCTCCACGTGAAGTGGGGGCCGCGATGCTAGTCTGGAAGGACGGGCAAAGTGGCACCATCGGTGGAGGCACGTTGGAGTATCAGGCAACTGAAGCTGCGCGATCCCAAACCACCGCCACCCGACTAACGCATCACGCTCTTGGCCCCGACATGGGGCAATGCTGCGGCGGTGCAGTTTCATTGCTGAGTGAAGTATTTGATCATGAAGCGCTGAATGCACTGGACGATACCGTCATCGCGCGTTCGGCCTCGGGCGGAGAGATGCCGCTATCGGTCAAACGTCGGCTGGCGGCAGCGCGAGGACAGGGTGTCGCGCCCGAGCCCCAACTGATCGAAGGTTGGATGGTCGAACCCGTTCACAAACCGACGCGTAATCTGTGGATCTGGGGCGCAGGCCATGTAGGCCGGGCGCTGGTGGACGTTTTGTCCCCCCTACCCGATCTGGCAATCACCTGGGTCGATACCGGACCCGAGCGGTTTCCCGATGTGGTTCCAACCGGTGTAACCCCGGTTCCGACCGCAAAACCCGCCGAGCTGGTTCGCCACGCGCCAACCGATGCCGAGCATCTGGTGCTGACCTATTCGCACAATCTGGATCTGGAACTGTGCAACCGGCTGCTTTCGCACAATTTCCTCTTTGCGGGGCTTATCGGCTCGGCTACGAAATGGGCGCGATTCCGGTCGCGACTTGCAGCCCTTGGGCATCCGCCCGAGCGGATCAGCCGGATCACCTGTCCGATCGGCGATCCGGGCTTGGGCAAACACCCGCAGATGATCGCCGTTGGCGTGGCAGCGCAACTGTTACACCCCGCCCGACAGAACGAATTGAAGAAGGACCTGAGCGCGTGA
- a CDS encoding ABC transporter ATP-binding protein: MTTPLLSLQGLTKAYPGVVANDQVSFDIGEGEVHALLGENGAGKSTLVKMIYGLVKPDSGSMLLRGQSYAPPEPRAARADGIAMVFQHFSLFDALNVAENIALGMENPPPMGDLASRIREVSETYGLPLDPFRTVGDLSAGERQRVEIIRCLLQDPKLLIMDEPTSVLTPQEVEILFETLNKLRSEGTSILYISHKLEEIRTLCDHATILRLGKNVGECVPAETSARDMAEMMVGSTLQTPERSGREFGDVALDVSGLSVPSPSEFGTALRNVHMTVRKGEVLGIGGVAGNGQDELLGVLSGEIPTTADAIKFNGQPIGKLGPTARRKLGVLTAPEERLGHAAAPDMSLTENALLTGSVREGLENNGFLKWSETKSFAEKIISAFDVRTPGPENAARSLSGGNLQKFVIGREVLQNPDVLVVNQPTWGVDAAAAASIRQAILDLAAKGTAVICISQDLDELMEISDSFAALNEGRLSAPRETTGLTVDEIGLMMGGAHGMEVAHV, from the coding sequence GTGACCACTCCACTTCTGAGCTTGCAAGGGCTGACCAAAGCCTATCCCGGCGTCGTGGCCAATGATCAGGTGTCCTTTGACATCGGTGAAGGCGAAGTTCACGCGCTGCTGGGCGAGAACGGCGCAGGCAAATCCACGCTTGTCAAAATGATCTATGGGCTGGTGAAGCCCGACAGCGGCTCAATGCTGCTGCGGGGGCAGTCCTATGCACCGCCTGAACCGCGCGCCGCCCGTGCGGACGGGATCGCGATGGTGTTCCAGCATTTTTCGCTATTCGATGCGTTGAACGTCGCCGAGAATATCGCTCTGGGGATGGAGAACCCGCCCCCAATGGGTGATCTGGCCTCGCGTATCCGCGAAGTATCCGAAACCTACGGCCTGCCCTTGGACCCCTTCCGCACGGTTGGCGATCTGTCTGCAGGTGAGCGTCAGCGGGTCGAAATCATCCGCTGCTTACTGCAGGACCCAAAGTTGCTGATCATGGACGAGCCGACCTCGGTTCTGACGCCGCAAGAGGTTGAAATCCTTTTCGAAACGCTGAACAAATTGCGCTCGGAAGGGACATCGATCCTGTATATCTCGCACAAGCTGGAAGAGATTCGAACGCTATGCGACCACGCCACGATTCTGCGGCTGGGTAAGAATGTGGGCGAATGTGTACCAGCCGAAACCTCAGCGCGCGATATGGCTGAGATGATGGTGGGGTCAACCCTGCAGACACCTGAACGTTCCGGCCGGGAATTCGGTGACGTTGCGCTGGATGTCAGCGGATTGTCAGTGCCGTCGCCGTCGGAATTCGGAACCGCGCTTCGCAACGTCCACATGACCGTCCGCAAGGGCGAGGTTCTGGGGATCGGGGGTGTCGCGGGGAACGGTCAGGATGAATTGCTGGGTGTGCTTTCTGGCGAAATTCCGACCACCGCAGATGCGATCAAATTCAACGGTCAACCCATCGGCAAACTCGGCCCGACCGCGCGGCGTAAGCTGGGCGTTTTGACCGCGCCCGAAGAACGGCTGGGCCACGCGGCTGCCCCTGATATGAGCCTAACCGAAAACGCTCTGCTGACCGGGTCGGTCCGCGAGGGGCTGGAGAATAACGGCTTTCTGAAGTGGTCCGAGACCAAGAGCTTTGCCGAAAAGATCATCAGCGCCTTTGACGTGCGTACGCCGGGTCCTGAAAATGCCGCCCGGTCGCTGTCGGGCGGGAACCTGCAGAAGTTCGTGATTGGTCGCGAAGTGCTGCAAAACCCGGATGTTCTGGTCGTGAACCAGCCGACTTGGGGCGTGGATGCAGCGGCGGCGGCTTCGATCCGGCAGGCCATTCTGGATCTGGCGGCCAAGGGAACTGCGGTCATCTGTATCTCGCAAGACCTCGATGAACTGATGGAAATCTCAGATAGCTTTGCCGCCTTGAACGAAGGACGACTAAGCGCCCCGCGTGAAACTACGGGTCTGACGGTCGATGAGATCGGCCTGATGATGGGCGGCGCGCATGGCATGGAGGTGGCCCATGTCTAA
- a CDS encoding ABC transporter permease, whose product MIVLEKRPQPSKAWSYATPLVAVLATMVFGGILFAILGKNPVEAIGTIFWEPLFGEFAFYYRPQLLVKGAPLVLIAIGLSLGFRAGIWNIGAEGQYIMGAIFGAGAGLAFYPLDAFYIFPIMVIAGAFGGWLWAMIPAFLKVRFGTNEILVSLMLVYVAEQMLASVSLGLLKNPEGFGFPGSRNLQSYDSAYNAELIAGSGMHWGVVTALIAVIFAYVLLNRHMLGFHIRLTGEAPRAAKFAGVNPARLILFCLGLAGALAGLAGMFEVSGPAGVVSIDFNVGYGFTAIIVAFLGRLHPVGILLAGGLMALTYIGGEIAQSQLGLPAAAIQVFQGMLLFFLLAFDLLTNYRIRAARSEVA is encoded by the coding sequence ATGATTGTGTTGGAGAAACGGCCTCAGCCGTCCAAGGCGTGGTCTTATGCCACCCCTCTGGTCGCGGTCCTGGCGACGATGGTTTTTGGTGGCATCCTGTTCGCCATTCTGGGCAAAAACCCGGTCGAGGCTATTGGAACCATTTTCTGGGAACCCCTGTTTGGCGAGTTCGCCTTCTATTATCGACCGCAATTGCTGGTTAAGGGCGCGCCCCTGGTTTTGATCGCTATCGGCCTGTCTTTAGGCTTCCGCGCAGGTATCTGGAATATCGGGGCCGAGGGTCAGTACATTATGGGGGCCATTTTCGGTGCGGGTGCTGGTCTGGCATTCTATCCGCTGGATGCATTCTACATCTTTCCGATCATGGTGATTGCAGGCGCGTTTGGCGGCTGGCTATGGGCAATGATCCCAGCCTTCCTGAAAGTGCGCTTCGGTACCAATGAAATCCTTGTGTCGCTGATGTTGGTCTATGTGGCCGAACAGATGCTGGCCTCGGTCTCGCTAGGCCTGCTGAAGAATCCCGAAGGGTTCGGCTTTCCCGGTTCGCGCAATCTGCAATCCTACGACAGCGCGTATAATGCCGAGCTGATTGCGGGTTCAGGCATGCACTGGGGCGTAGTCACTGCCCTGATCGCTGTTATCTTTGCATATGTCTTGCTGAACCGGCACATGCTGGGCTTCCACATCCGCCTGACAGGTGAGGCCCCGCGTGCGGCGAAGTTCGCTGGTGTAAACCCTGCCCGCCTGATCTTGTTCTGTCTGGGTCTGGCCGGCGCGCTGGCCGGTCTTGCGGGGATGTTCGAAGTCTCGGGTCCTGCGGGTGTGGTCAGCATCGACTTCAACGTCGGCTATGGTTTTACCGCTATCATCGTGGCTTTCCTTGGCCGACTGCACCCGGTGGGCATCCTGCTGGCCGGAGGCCTGATGGCGTTGACTTATATTGGTGGTGAAATCGCCCAATCTCAGCTGGGTCTGCCCGCCGCAGCCATTCAGGTATTCCAGGGGATGCTTCTGTTCTTCCTGCTGGCATTCGATCTTCTGACAAACTACCGCATCCGTGCGGCCCGTAGCGAGGTAGCGTGA
- a CDS encoding ABC transporter permease, with translation MDLGEINPVLLVASLMVAATPLLLAAIGELVVEKAGVLNLGVEGMMIVGAISGFAISVETGSPWLGFIAAAIGGAVLSLLFVLLTQVALANQVASGLALTLFGLGFSALMGQSYVGIKPPSMGEIHIPVISDIPVIGPILFQHDPILYVGIALTAAVWATLKYTRIGLILRAVGENHDAAHALGYKVIKIRIMAILFGGACAGLGGAYISLIRVPQWTEGMTAGVGWIALALVVFASWKPWRVLLGAYLFGGITVLQLNLQAAGVAIPVEYLAMSPYIITILVLVILSADKSSAPAALGRTFHASH, from the coding sequence ATGGACCTTGGTGAAATTAACCCCGTCCTTCTGGTCGCCTCGCTAATGGTGGCCGCAACCCCACTTTTGTTGGCCGCAATCGGAGAATTGGTGGTCGAAAAAGCAGGCGTCCTGAACCTCGGTGTCGAGGGCATGATGATCGTGGGCGCAATCAGCGGCTTCGCAATCTCAGTCGAGACCGGTTCGCCCTGGCTGGGCTTTATTGCGGCAGCAATCGGTGGCGCGGTGCTATCGCTGTTGTTTGTGCTGCTGACGCAGGTGGCGCTGGCCAATCAAGTTGCCAGTGGCCTGGCCCTAACATTGTTCGGCCTCGGGTTCAGCGCGCTGATGGGGCAGAGCTACGTAGGAATCAAGCCGCCCAGCATGGGTGAAATCCATATCCCGGTGATCAGCGATATCCCTGTTATTGGACCAATCCTGTTTCAGCACGACCCGATCCTCTACGTCGGAATTGCCCTGACGGCCGCCGTCTGGGCCACGCTGAAATACACACGCATCGGCCTGATATTGCGCGCCGTTGGCGAAAACCACGATGCGGCGCATGCGCTGGGCTACAAGGTCATCAAGATTCGCATCATGGCGATCCTGTTTGGTGGTGCTTGCGCTGGCTTGGGCGGCGCCTACATCAGCCTGATCCGCGTGCCGCAGTGGACCGAGGGCATGACTGCCGGTGTCGGCTGGATTGCCTTGGCGCTGGTGGTTTTTGCCAGCTGGAAACCATGGCGTGTCTTGCTGGGCGCCTATTTGTTCGGCGGCATCACTGTGTTGCAGCTTAATTTGCAGGCAGCGGGCGTTGCCATTCCTGTCGAGTATCTGGCAATGTCGCCCTACATCATCACGATCCTTGTGCTTGTGATCCTTTCGGCCGACAAGAGCAGCGCACCTGCCGCATTGGGCCGGACCTTCCATGCCTCGCACTAG
- a CDS encoding BMP family ABC transporter substrate-binding protein — MKFTTLLASAAMALGLASGAMAQDKTKVGFVYVGPVGDGGWTYEHNKGRLAVEEHFGDKVETVFVESVPEGPDAERVMTQMALEGADLIFTTSFGYMDPTINVAKKFPDVKFEHATGYKTADNVSVYSARFYEGRAVQGHIAGKMTESNIIGYIGSYPIPEVIRGINSAYIHAKKVNPDVEFKIVWAYTWFDPAKEADAATVLIEQGADVILQHTDSTAPQAAAQEAGNVVTFGQASDMSEYAPFPRVSSIIDDWAPYYIARTQAVMDGTWESANTWDGIREGMVAIGEISDAVPADVKEEALALKAAMAAGEYHPFTGPLKKQDGSDWLAEGETADDGTLAGMNFYVEGLEGEIPQ, encoded by the coding sequence ATGAAATTCACTACACTTTTGGCAAGCGCCGCAATGGCGCTGGGTCTGGCCTCGGGGGCCATGGCCCAAGACAAGACCAAAGTCGGCTTCGTCTATGTCGGCCCAGTGGGCGATGGCGGCTGGACCTATGAGCACAACAAGGGCCGTCTGGCCGTGGAAGAGCACTTTGGCGACAAGGTTGAAACCGTGTTCGTCGAGTCGGTGCCTGAGGGCCCAGATGCAGAACGCGTGATGACCCAGATGGCACTGGAAGGCGCGGACCTGATCTTCACCACCTCGTTCGGCTACATGGATCCGACCATCAATGTCGCGAAGAAATTCCCGGATGTGAAATTCGAGCACGCAACCGGCTACAAGACCGCCGACAACGTCTCGGTCTACTCGGCCCGTTTTTATGAAGGTCGCGCAGTCCAAGGCCACATCGCCGGTAAAATGACGGAATCGAATATCATCGGCTACATCGGGTCCTACCCGATCCCTGAAGTGATCCGTGGTATCAACTCAGCCTATATCCACGCCAAGAAGGTGAATCCGGATGTCGAGTTCAAGATCGTCTGGGCCTACACTTGGTTCGATCCTGCGAAAGAAGCTGACGCCGCCACAGTTCTGATCGAACAGGGCGCGGACGTGATCCTGCAGCACACTGACTCGACTGCACCGCAGGCAGCCGCGCAAGAGGCAGGAAACGTTGTCACCTTTGGCCAAGCCTCCGACATGAGCGAATACGCACCCTTCCCGCGTGTGTCTTCAATCATCGACGATTGGGCTCCCTACTACATCGCGCGGACCCAGGCCGTGATGGACGGAACATGGGAAAGTGCCAACACATGGGATGGCATCCGGGAAGGCATGGTAGCAATTGGTGAGATTTCGGACGCCGTTCCGGCTGATGTTAAAGAAGAAGCACTGGCGCTGAAAGCCGCGATGGCAGCCGGTGAATACCACCCCTTTACTGGCCCGCTGAAAAAGCAGGACGGCAGTGACTGGCTGGCCGAAGGCGAGACCGCCGATGACGGTACGCTGGCGGGCATGAATTTCTACGTTGAGGGGCTGGAAGGCGAAATCCCGCAGTAG
- a CDS encoding peptidase S41 has translation MSLTEDLNQILETALPTDPSFRQIEKAVIDDCIGETRQYASEGSVEAFLLSAMRLLALPGNGHTRLIPNDAIAVLPLRFVSVGRSVQFIDAAPEIAAPRGELIAVNGSALSQIEATAEKFLAGTCQRKRVIGPILLAWPYALARLGFSSNGGTTEFRVQDENGRIANLKVANEHTVPGSMLYPRNEHGKADPAWEPEIFVEIKDWQELGLSIALPSFFDPNENALPKAISAAVECVRASSNKTLLIDVRGNTGGDFLLTMPLIDAISESANKQVVMLVDKFTFSAAIVFVAILKHRLGNRLKLIGEEMGDALTFFAEGGLLELSTSGAVVRYSSAFHDWKNGTTDDTTPPEIARKIVPAGSLNLDLEWIERPAVEDAPTELHQRVLKSMSKSLDSR, from the coding sequence ATGTCGCTCACGGAAGACCTGAACCAAATTTTAGAAACTGCCCTGCCGACCGATCCCAGTTTTCGACAGATCGAAAAGGCCGTGATTGACGACTGTATTGGTGAAACCCGGCAATATGCCTCAGAGGGCTCTGTCGAAGCCTTCCTTTTGTCAGCGATGCGTTTATTGGCACTTCCCGGCAATGGGCACACACGGCTGATCCCGAATGATGCGATCGCGGTGCTACCGCTGAGATTCGTGAGCGTTGGACGTTCCGTTCAATTCATCGACGCGGCGCCAGAGATAGCCGCACCGCGAGGAGAGTTGATAGCGGTCAACGGCTCAGCTTTGAGCCAGATTGAAGCCACTGCAGAGAAATTTCTGGCGGGAACGTGCCAAAGGAAACGGGTCATCGGCCCGATTCTACTGGCTTGGCCGTACGCTTTGGCACGTTTGGGTTTTTCGTCAAACGGCGGCACGACCGAGTTCCGTGTGCAGGACGAAAATGGGCGGATAGCCAATCTGAAAGTGGCCAATGAACATACAGTTCCTGGATCGATGCTCTATCCGAGAAACGAGCACGGCAAGGCTGATCCAGCCTGGGAACCCGAGATATTTGTAGAGATAAAGGACTGGCAAGAGCTAGGGCTATCAATAGCGTTACCAAGCTTCTTTGATCCGAACGAAAATGCGCTGCCTAAAGCCATCTCAGCCGCGGTGGAATGCGTGCGCGCATCCTCGAACAAAACACTACTAATTGATGTTCGCGGAAACACTGGTGGCGACTTTCTTCTAACGATGCCCTTGATCGACGCGATCTCAGAAAGCGCAAACAAGCAGGTTGTTATGCTTGTCGATAAATTCACGTTTTCCGCAGCGATAGTGTTTGTAGCCATCCTCAAACATCGATTGGGAAACAGGCTCAAACTCATTGGTGAGGAAATGGGTGATGCGCTGACGTTCTTTGCCGAGGGCGGATTGCTCGAATTGTCGACCAGCGGAGCGGTTGTTCGATACTCATCAGCCTTTCACGACTGGAAGAATGGAACGACTGACGATACCACGCCGCCCGAAATCGCAAGAAAAATCGTACCTGCGGGATCACTGAACTTGGATTTGGAATGGATCGAAAGACCTGCAGTTGAAGATGCACCAACCGAACTCCATCAACGAGTTCTCAAAAGCATGAGCAAATCGCTAGACAGCCGCTAA